A genomic segment from Terriglobales bacterium encodes:
- the frr gene encoding ribosome recycling factor, whose product MAQTMAAVPALKDTFGQVKTRMEKAVEDFRKEMASVRTGRASVHMLDGVQVDYYGTMTPLNQLANVSAPEPQMITVQPWDVSQLSAIEKAIRAGDLGLNPMNDGKLIRVPVPALTEERRKDMVKHLHKVLEEHRTAIRNVRRDGNDLIKKAMKDKKITEDEERRALDELQKLTDDEIKRMEEMSKTKEKEVMSV is encoded by the coding sequence ATGGCACAAACGATGGCGGCCGTCCCCGCTCTCAAAGATACATTCGGACAAGTGAAGACGCGGATGGAAAAGGCGGTGGAGGACTTCCGCAAAGAGATGGCGTCGGTGCGCACCGGACGGGCATCGGTCCATATGCTCGACGGAGTCCAGGTGGACTATTACGGCACCATGACGCCGCTCAACCAGTTGGCGAACGTGAGCGCTCCGGAGCCGCAGATGATCACCGTCCAGCCCTGGGATGTTTCGCAGCTCTCGGCGATCGAGAAGGCGATCCGGGCCGGCGATCTGGGCCTGAACCCGATGAACGACGGCAAGTTGATCCGCGTTCCTGTTCCGGCGCTGACGGAAGAGCGCCGCAAGGACATGGTGAAGCACCTGCACAAAGTGCTCGAAGAGCACCGGACGGCGATCCGCAATGTCCGCCGCGACGGTAACGACCTGATCAAGAAGGCAATGAAGGACAAGAAGATCACCGAAGACGAAGAGCGTCGTGCGCTCGATGAGTTGCAGAAGCTCACGGATGACGAGATCAAGAGAATGGAAGAGATGAGCAAGACGAAAGAGAAGGAAGTGATGAGCGTCTAG
- a CDS encoding haloacid dehalogenase type II: protein MLDFSKFACLTFDCYGTLIDWESGILAALKPLLANHHREMGDEKLLELYGTMESQIQAGDYMTYRHVLQRVAQKLGARLSFPLYEGEIDTLPNSMKSWPSFPDTVEALKRLKSRYKLAIVSNTDDDLFAETAKTLQVPFDFVITAEQVRSYKPSHNNFERALERIGLPKEKVLHCAQSIYHDIVPAKALGFSTVWVNRRAGKAGGGATRPAQETPDLTVTSLKELADAAGV from the coding sequence ATGCTCGACTTCTCAAAATTCGCATGCCTCACCTTCGACTGCTACGGGACACTCATCGATTGGGAGAGCGGCATCCTGGCGGCACTGAAGCCTCTGCTGGCGAATCATCATCGAGAGATGGGCGACGAGAAGCTGTTGGAACTCTACGGCACCATGGAGTCGCAAATTCAGGCAGGCGACTACATGACGTATCGTCACGTGCTGCAAAGAGTGGCGCAGAAGTTGGGTGCGCGGCTTTCGTTTCCGCTGTACGAAGGTGAGATCGACACTCTGCCGAACTCGATGAAAAGCTGGCCGTCGTTTCCAGACACCGTGGAGGCGCTAAAGCGGCTGAAGTCGCGATACAAGTTGGCGATTGTCTCGAACACCGATGACGACCTTTTTGCCGAGACCGCGAAGACACTGCAGGTGCCGTTCGATTTCGTCATCACCGCAGAACAGGTGCGGAGCTATAAGCCGTCGCATAACAACTTCGAGCGGGCGTTGGAGCGTATCGGCTTGCCGAAGGAGAAGGTGCTCCACTGCGCGCAGAGCATTTATCACGACATCGTTCCGGCGAAGGCTCTGGGCTTTTCGACCGTCTGGGTGAACCGGAGGGCCGGCAAGGCGGGCGGAGGTGCGACGCGCCCGGCGCAGGAAACGCCCGATCTGACCGTGACCAGCCTGAAGGAACTCGCTGATGCTGCAGGGGTTTAG
- a CDS encoding M20 family metallopeptidase → MSSQPSEDARIAASPLVAWLQQREREIVGTIREMVKRESPSSDKQAVDALGAWLAERFRAAGATVTMHPAVKYGDHLQADFPGEGERVLLLGHFDTVWDVGTLKTMPWREEKGRLWGPGVLDMKTGIAQMLFAVEALRAVRGHLPRPVTVLLVTDEEVGSGSSRRITERVAKDCAAVLVLEPSFGLHGALKTARKGVGAFIVTVIGVASHAGLDFEKGASAILELSRQLLKVAEFPDVEQGITVNPGVIRGGTRNNVIAAEASANIDVRITKLAQASEIEKKIRGLIAVDRRCKIMVEGGLNRPPLERTEAVARLFGIAKKAGAELGLSLDEAAVGGGSDGNFTAALEIPTLDGLGAPGEGAHAVNESVLVEQIVPRTALLARLIEEV, encoded by the coding sequence ATGAGTTCCCAACCTTCAGAAGATGCACGCATTGCAGCTTCGCCGCTTGTAGCATGGCTCCAACAGCGGGAGCGCGAGATTGTCGGCACGATTCGAGAAATGGTGAAGCGCGAATCGCCGAGTTCCGACAAACAGGCGGTGGACGCACTGGGTGCATGGCTGGCGGAAAGGTTTCGCGCCGCCGGAGCAACGGTCACCATGCATCCGGCAGTGAAATACGGCGACCACCTGCAGGCCGACTTCCCGGGCGAAGGCGAAAGAGTTCTGCTGCTCGGGCACTTCGACACGGTTTGGGATGTCGGGACGCTGAAGACCATGCCTTGGCGCGAAGAAAAGGGACGGCTGTGGGGTCCGGGCGTGCTCGACATGAAGACCGGAATCGCGCAGATGCTCTTTGCCGTGGAGGCGCTGCGAGCTGTGCGAGGGCACTTGCCGCGCCCCGTCACGGTGTTGCTGGTAACGGATGAAGAGGTGGGGAGCGGGTCGTCGCGCCGGATCACCGAGCGCGTGGCGAAAGACTGCGCGGCAGTGCTGGTGCTGGAGCCGTCGTTCGGATTGCATGGCGCGCTGAAGACCGCCCGCAAGGGCGTGGGGGCGTTCATCGTCACCGTAATCGGCGTCGCTTCGCATGCGGGACTCGATTTCGAGAAAGGCGCGAGCGCCATTCTGGAGCTGTCTCGACAATTGCTGAAAGTGGCGGAGTTCCCCGATGTGGAGCAAGGGATCACGGTGAATCCGGGTGTGATTCGCGGAGGCACGCGGAATAATGTGATTGCCGCAGAGGCGTCGGCGAACATCGATGTGCGGATCACGAAACTCGCGCAGGCGTCTGAGATCGAGAAGAAGATCCGTGGATTGATCGCCGTGGACCGGCGCTGCAAGATCATGGTGGAAGGTGGGCTGAATCGTCCGCCGTTGGAGCGCACGGAGGCAGTTGCGCGGCTGTTTGGGATTGCGAAGAAAGCCGGGGCGGAACTGGGCCTAAGTTTGGATGAGGCCGCTGTCGGTGGCGGGTCGGACGGAAACTTCACCGCGGCGCTGGAGATACCGACGCTCGACGGACTGGGCGCTCCGGGCGAAGGCGCGCATGCAGTAAACGAATCGGTGCTGGTGGAGCAGATCGTTCCCAGAACGGCGTTGCTGGCGCGGCTGATAGAAGAGGTTTGA
- the fabZ gene encoding 3-hydroxyacyl-ACP dehydratase FabZ — translation MSDSVQSVPESTAASQNVLDINQIQQILPHRYPFLLIDRVVEIQPKQRIVAIKNVTINEPFFQGHFPGFPIMPGVLMVEAMAQAGGALLLTEVPDRDNMLMVFAGIEKARFRKPVTPGDQLRIVVEVLAWRTIAVRMEGKVYVGDKLAAEAVITCRLVPRGKAETGGEAQE, via the coding sequence ATGAGTGATTCCGTACAGAGCGTGCCAGAGAGCACCGCGGCCAGCCAGAACGTGTTGGACATCAACCAGATTCAGCAGATCCTCCCGCATCGCTATCCGTTTCTGTTGATCGACCGCGTCGTTGAAATCCAGCCCAAGCAGCGCATTGTCGCTATTAAGAATGTCACCATCAATGAACCGTTCTTCCAGGGACACTTTCCGGGATTCCCCATCATGCCCGGCGTCCTGATGGTCGAGGCCATGGCGCAGGCCGGCGGCGCCCTGCTGCTTACGGAAGTCCCCGACCGTGACAACATGCTGATGGTCTTCGCCGGAATCGAGAAAGCTCGCTTCCGGAAACCTGTCACGCCCGGCGACCAGTTGCGGATCGTCGTTGAGGTCCTTGCCTGGCGCACGATCGCCGTCCGCATGGAAGGCAAAGTCTACGTTGGTGACAAGCTCGCGGCGGAAGCTGTCATCACCTGCCGGCTCGTCCCTCGCGGCAAAGCTGAAACTGGTGGCGAGGCGCAGGAATAA
- the lpxA gene encoding acyl-ACP--UDP-N-acetylglucosamine O-acyltransferase: protein MSTHPTATVDPSAKVPASCKIGPYCTIGPNVELGDNCELVSHVSIHGPTKIGSNNRFFPFCAIGGEPQDISYKGEPTRLEIGDSNVIREFVTINRGTMKGGALTRIGSYTLIMAYSHIGHDCIIGDHAMLVNAATLAGHVEVGDWAVVGALNAVHQFVRIGAHAYIGGGTIVTQDVLPFSLTSSKRDVQAFGINKIGLQRRGFSEERISKLQQAYRTLLKSRLNTSQAVEKIKSEELSEDVQYLVDFVSKSERGIIK from the coding sequence ATGTCCACTCACCCGACTGCGACCGTTGATCCATCCGCGAAGGTTCCGGCTTCCTGCAAGATCGGCCCTTACTGCACGATTGGCCCCAACGTTGAACTCGGCGACAACTGCGAACTCGTGTCGCATGTATCCATCCACGGGCCAACGAAGATCGGCAGCAACAACCGCTTCTTCCCGTTCTGTGCGATCGGCGGCGAGCCGCAGGACATCAGCTACAAAGGCGAGCCCACCCGTCTTGAGATCGGCGACAGCAACGTCATCCGCGAATTCGTCACCATAAATCGCGGGACGATGAAGGGCGGAGCTCTCACCCGGATCGGCAGCTACACGCTGATCATGGCCTACTCGCATATCGGACACGACTGCATCATCGGCGACCACGCGATGCTGGTGAATGCCGCTACGCTTGCTGGTCATGTTGAAGTCGGAGACTGGGCCGTGGTTGGAGCCTTGAACGCCGTCCATCAGTTCGTTCGTATCGGAGCCCATGCCTACATTGGCGGAGGCACAATCGTCACCCAGGACGTGCTCCCGTTCTCGCTCACCAGTTCGAAGCGCGACGTGCAGGCATTCGGCATCAACAAAATCGGATTGCAGCGCCGCGGATTCAGCGAGGAGCGCATCAGCAAACTTCAGCAGGCTTATCGCACGCTGCTGAAGTCGCGCCTGAACACATCGCAGGCCGTCGAGAAGATCAAGTCGGAAGAGCTTTCGGAAGACGTTCAGTACCTGGTGGACTTCGTCTCCAAAAGCGAGCGCGGCATCATTAAGTAG
- a CDS encoding GAF domain-containing protein, translated as MSANNNILDSGPELNFLHAVSTRIAAADPIHEVLDQIVEFISELVQCDSCFVYVKEGESLVLRASKNAHPAVVNTFKLRIGEGITGWVAERAEAVVLSERAFADPRYYFVNELPEDRFEAFLSMPILSRGRVVGVVNVQHRDRYDFQAREVKIISTVGHLVGAAIEVARLEEEVLSLTTKLETRKVLDRAKGILQRDLGIAEDEAYSMIQKQARQRRKTMAEISKAILLSDELRKTK; from the coding sequence ATGAGCGCAAATAACAACATTCTCGATTCCGGACCGGAACTGAATTTCCTGCATGCGGTAAGCACAAGGATCGCAGCCGCCGATCCGATCCATGAAGTCCTCGATCAAATTGTCGAATTCATCTCCGAACTGGTGCAGTGTGATTCCTGCTTCGTGTACGTGAAGGAAGGCGAGTCGCTGGTTCTGCGGGCATCGAAAAACGCGCATCCGGCGGTGGTGAATACGTTCAAGCTGCGTATTGGCGAAGGAATCACCGGTTGGGTGGCGGAACGCGCCGAAGCCGTGGTGCTGAGCGAACGGGCGTTTGCCGATCCGCGATATTACTTCGTGAACGAATTGCCGGAAGACCGATTCGAAGCGTTTCTATCCATGCCGATTCTTTCCCGCGGGCGCGTGGTGGGCGTCGTCAACGTGCAGCATCGGGACCGCTACGATTTTCAGGCGCGTGAGGTGAAGATTATTTCGACCGTAGGCCACCTGGTAGGAGCGGCGATTGAGGTGGCGCGACTGGAAGAAGAGGTATTAAGCCTGACCACGAAGCTGGAGACGCGCAAGGTGCTCGATCGCGCCAAAGGAATATTGCAGCGAGATCTGGGAATTGCCGAAGACGAAGCGTATTCGATGATCCAGAAGCAGGCTCGCCAGCGACGAAAGACAATGGCGGAGATCAGCAAGGCGATCCTGCTGTCCGATGAACTGCGCAAAACGAAGTAG
- the lpxI gene encoding UDP-2,3-diacylglucosamine diphosphatase LpxI (LpxI, functionally equivalent to LpxH, replaces it in LPS biosynthesis in a minority of bacteria.) yields MAQRLGLIAGNGRFPFLVLNAAKARGMEVVVAAIKEETFPEIEREGAAAVHWMSLGELSKLIDTFKREGVSQAVMAGQVKHKQIFSSIRPDWRLAKLLLSLGTRNTDSLIGAVAKVLADEGITLMSSTALLEPLLAKTGVLTKRSPNEQELKDIEYGRDVARHVAQFDLGQTVVVAGAACVAVEAMEGTDECIERSGKLMASLKHEGDPSTLARDLVVVKVAKPNQDMRFDVPVVGVKTIEMMHAAGATCLALDAGRCLLIDGEKVIESANTHGVAILAS; encoded by the coding sequence ATGGCACAACGTCTCGGACTCATCGCCGGCAATGGACGCTTTCCTTTTCTCGTGCTGAACGCAGCGAAAGCACGAGGGATGGAAGTGGTGGTGGCGGCCATTAAGGAAGAGACGTTTCCGGAGATTGAACGCGAAGGCGCTGCGGCGGTGCATTGGATGTCGCTGGGCGAACTCTCGAAGCTCATCGATACGTTCAAGCGGGAAGGCGTTTCGCAAGCCGTGATGGCCGGCCAGGTCAAGCACAAGCAGATCTTCTCAAGTATTCGTCCGGACTGGCGACTGGCGAAGCTGCTGCTCTCGCTCGGAACGCGAAACACGGATTCGCTGATCGGCGCCGTGGCAAAGGTGCTGGCCGATGAAGGGATCACGCTGATGAGTTCGACGGCGCTGCTGGAACCTCTCCTCGCAAAAACGGGTGTACTGACGAAGCGTTCGCCCAATGAGCAGGAACTCAAGGACATCGAGTACGGCCGAGATGTTGCACGGCACGTGGCGCAGTTCGATCTCGGACAAACGGTGGTCGTTGCCGGAGCGGCATGCGTTGCAGTCGAGGCCATGGAAGGCACTGACGAATGCATCGAACGATCGGGCAAGTTAATGGCGTCGCTTAAGCATGAAGGCGATCCTTCAACTCTGGCGCGCGACCTTGTGGTGGTAAAGGTGGCGAAGCCGAACCAGGATATGCGGTTCGACGTTCCTGTCGTCGGCGTTAAGACGATCGAGATGATGCATGCTGCCGGAGCGACATGTCTGGCACTGGATGCGGGTCGCTGTTTGTTAATAGATGGTGAAAAAGTAATCGAAAGTGCCAACACCCACGGCGTAGCAATCCTCGCGAGCTAG
- a CDS encoding GlxA family transcriptional regulator yields MRAAWPLRYHQDGRTTGEGTEGSSTVRPRRIIFALFPGCEILDIAGPLQAFHEANACGASYEILSCGTSESVPTAQGLAMSGLLPLPEPRPDDYVLVPGYVLRDTKAPSSLTRWIRTAFDAGAQVCSVCTGTFVLGQAGLLDGRECTTHWKRVRELQERYPQAHVLSDRLFVTSGNITSSAGIASGIDMTLALIEQHYGPLVTSRVAREMVVYMRRDGHQKQESVFLDYRTHLNSGVHDVQDWISANAAKKASLVQLARMARMSSRNLTRVFREATGLSIAEFRTKVRLELARTMMNDPRLNLEAIAERCGFDSDRHLRRVWKQHFGVSPSRQRAKTLRA; encoded by the coding sequence ATACGCGCTGCGTGGCCGCTTCGCTACCATCAAGACGGTCGCACAACTGGAGAAGGAACTGAAGGGAGTTCAACGGTTCGCCCACGCCGGATAATCTTCGCGCTCTTTCCCGGATGCGAGATCCTCGACATCGCGGGCCCGCTGCAGGCATTCCATGAAGCGAATGCCTGTGGCGCGTCTTACGAGATTCTGTCGTGCGGGACCAGTGAATCGGTGCCGACCGCACAGGGCTTGGCGATGAGCGGACTACTCCCACTGCCTGAGCCAAGACCCGACGATTACGTCCTGGTGCCCGGTTACGTGCTGCGCGACACAAAAGCTCCTTCCTCGCTCACCCGCTGGATTCGCACGGCGTTCGACGCCGGCGCGCAAGTCTGCTCGGTCTGCACGGGCACTTTCGTGCTGGGACAGGCCGGGCTGCTCGACGGTCGCGAATGCACCACCCACTGGAAACGGGTTCGCGAGTTGCAGGAACGATATCCGCAAGCGCACGTGCTCTCAGACCGCCTGTTCGTTACGAGTGGCAACATTACGTCGAGCGCAGGGATCGCCTCCGGCATCGACATGACCTTGGCGCTTATTGAACAGCACTATGGCCCGCTGGTGACTTCGCGGGTGGCGCGCGAGATGGTCGTCTACATGCGCCGCGACGGACATCAGAAGCAGGAGAGCGTATTCCTTGATTACCGCACGCACCTGAACTCCGGGGTCCATGATGTGCAGGACTGGATCTCAGCGAATGCCGCGAAGAAGGCTTCCCTGGTTCAACTTGCACGCATGGCGCGAATGAGTTCTCGTAACCTGACGCGCGTATTCCGCGAAGCTACCGGACTTTCCATCGCGGAGTTTCGAACCAAGGTGCGACTGGAACTGGCGCGAACGATGATGAACGACCCGCGTTTGAATCTCGAAGCCATTGCGGAGCGCTGCGGGTTCGACAGCGACCGCCACCTGCGGCGCGTGTGGAAGCAGCACTTCGGGGTCTCACCGTCGCGGCAACGCGCGAAAACCCTGCGCGCCTGA